A window of the Acidithiobacillus thiooxidans ATCC 19377 genome harbors these coding sequences:
- a CDS encoding PTS sugar transporter subunit IIA has product MTTLPLTPQQVLIDPPVTDAGAVLDALAALLAESTGQTAAVIAEALKSREEQGSTGIGHGVALPHARIDGVTEVAVAALRSAQGIPFAAPDGLEVQVFIAVAVPKTAATAHLEILSTLAVRLASEAVRADLLKVHNAEGFFTAMTHSD; this is encoded by the coding sequence ATGACGACTCTGCCCTTAACTCCCCAACAAGTTCTGATTGATCCTCCGGTTACGGATGCCGGAGCCGTGCTGGACGCTTTGGCGGCGCTTCTCGCAGAGTCGACCGGACAAACAGCCGCCGTCATTGCCGAGGCCCTGAAAAGTCGTGAAGAGCAGGGTTCCACTGGAATCGGCCATGGTGTCGCGCTTCCCCATGCCCGCATTGACGGCGTGACTGAGGTGGCTGTGGCTGCCCTGCGCAGTGCTCAGGGAATCCCCTTTGCCGCACCGGATGGTCTGGAGGTGCAGGTATTTATTGCGGTGGCCGTACCCAAAACGGCGGCAACGGCTCATCTCGAAATTCTTTCGACCCTGGCGGTACGTTTGGCCTCTGAGGCAGTGCGTGCAGACTTGCTCAAGGTGCACAATGCCGAAGGATTTTTTACCGCAATGACCCATTCTGATTAG